The genomic window CCCTGTGAGACTCACTGTGCTGTTATTTACCATATTGTTATATGTTACACCTGTCACAGATGAGAAGTTATCTGCCATAGCTACCTGATTAGCCAGACTTCCTGAGATTACAGCATTATTTGTGATACCTATCAGAGATTTTTCAATTGTATTATATGCATCAGTAGAATCATTCAGATTTACATTTTGATCCACTGTCAGTGTTCCTTCCAGAAGGGAAGCTATATTCCCGCCGTTCAGAGTTATACTTTTGAAAATAGAACCAATTGATCCGAAACTTAAAGATGATAAAGCAGAATTTGCATTTTGCAGTGCCATTAATGTGGCATCCTGTGAAAGCACTACATCCATATTAGTATTCAAACCTGAATAATATGTACTAAAGTAACTTGAAATTCCCATTGAGCCGTCTACTATAAATCCTGTTGATCCAGACTGTAAATTCAAAGTGCTTCCTGATGTAAAGTTAGTTTTTGTTCCTGAGTCTTTGGCTATCGAGAAGATTGAACCATTTCCCACAGTAAAGTTCGCACCTGCTGTGTTTATTGTCCCTCCTCCTGAATTATATAAAAGCACTCCGTTTGTTCCTACTTCATATGTTCCGCCTGTTGTTCCCAGAGTAATTGTTCCGTTGTCATTATAAACACCGATTGATTTATCTCCTGTAGCATAAACATCTACATTATTACTTGTTCCCAGATTCAAATTTGCCCCGCCTTTTACATAAAGTGTGGCACTTTCGTCTCCCGTTGCTTTAAAACTATGGTTTCCTCCTGTAGTTCCCGTTAGCGTTGTTCCTGCATCAGTAAGAACTATCCCGTGTGATTCTTTTCCATTTGTTTCTATGTTATTCGACCCGAGAAGATTTATTTTCCCTCCTGATTTAGCTATTAATGCTATAGTACCGTCTATAGGTGAAGAGGCTGATCCCACTGTTATATGAGGGTATAAATTCAATACAGAATCACTGCTGTCTACTATTATTCCAGTATTGTCTACACCTTTATTTATATTAATTACTGAATATTCATCATTATCAAGTGTTAACGTTCCTTTACTTATATAAGCCAGTGAACTGTTTTTAGCATAATCCCCGAACAGCAATTCATAATCCTTTATTCTATAGTTTAGCGAAGCATTGTTTACATATAATCCAATTGCTCCTTCTACAAAATTTTCATCGTTTCCGGCTGCATTTCCTGCATATCGGTTTTTTTCATCTCCGATAGTCACTCTTATTTCTGCTGCCTGAGGATCATATTGTCCCGCTGCAAGGTTTCCATAGCCGCTGTCCATTATTTGTGCCAGTTCCACACCTATACTGGAATCTCCGTTTATTCTTACAGGAGTTTTCAGTACAAGTTTTGAAGAGGAAAGAGTATTTGCTCCTGCACCTGCAGTCTTCACTCCTACACTGTTTCTACCATACAGAACCACATCACCTTCATTATATATAGAAAGATGTGCTGCACTCGTATTTGCATAGTTAAATGCTATACTTTCCTTAGCCTGTAACTCTATTAATCCTGTATCAGCGTTATAAAATTCCAGTCTTCTTGCAGCTGTAGAACCGTTTACAGTGAATGAAAACGCTACGTGTCTTCTTCCTCCGTCTGTAAAGTTTTCATCATACAATCCTTTTATTATTCCTTCGTTTCTTACAGTAGGGCTGAAACTTCCGCTGTGCATCTGCAATGAAATCATAAGCAGAGAATTTCCGTTTCCTTTGATTGTTCCCTGATTCAGCAATTCACCGTATTTATCATATGTTCCCCAGCTTGTAAGCTGATTTCCGTAATAGTCATAGTCATAATTGTGATAAGTTGTTCTTGAACCGTGAGGATCGTATTGAATCAAATGCGGCAATGTTGAATTATACGTGTCGCTGACATTACTTGTCATTGATATAGTAAAGTTCGGACCAAATGTTACACGGTCAGCTCCTGTTATTTCATACAGAGCCGGTACAGAACCAGATACAGTTATCAATCCGCTTCCTTCATTTGTCATTGAATTAGTACCTGAAGCCCAGTTAGAAGTTCCTGTAAGATTATTATACGAATATGTTGTCAGATACTGACTGTTCCATGATCCTGATAATTCTCCCTCGGAAAAATTATAATTCCCTACAAATGATGTTGCTCCTGCAGGATCTGATGTACTGGCATTCCCCAGACTGTTAAAGCTGTCATCTCCGTTTCCGGTAGACGGTACAGCTACAGTAAATGTACTGATTACCGGTACTGACGGAATAATTATATCTGGAATGTTAATAGAAAATGTATCTACCTCCACATTTGCCGTAATTACCTTTGTAGGATCTTTAGGTGCTGCAAAGGTAGGGTTAAAGCTCAATTCCGGAATTTCTGACAATGCCAGCTGTACAGGCTCTCTTGTAAGCCCTCTGAGCGGAATGCTTACTCCCAGATTTATATCTTTTGCTTTCTGTAAAGCCTGATACCCTTTTCCTGCAAGTCCTCCCACAGATCCGCTTGTTGCTACATAATTACCTTCTGCATCATAATATCCGGATACCTGTGAATGATATCTTGCATTTTCTTTGCTATTGTCTACGCCTTTTCCGTGTTCATCATAAAATCCCGTGAAAAATACCTGCCATTCAAGGTATTCTGGTTTTACTATATAATCACCCTGTAAGTGTAAATCCTTTAATTCTATATTTCTTTGTTTGAGTATTCGTTCTATTGTTTGATAATTTTTTTCATTGCTTTTACCTTGTTCTATATTTCTTACTACGTTATTATACATTCTGTCATAACGCGGTGATGGTGCTGTATCTCCCTTTGCATAAGCTGACAATACCGCATTCAATGCCAGAAATAATACTAACATTTTTTTTCCTTTTTTCATAAATTCTCCTCCTTGATCTACCTTACATTGTTTTCCACCTTATATTGTTCTATTCTGAATAATAAATCCTCTATTTCCTGTATCTCTTTTACTTTTCTGTCTATCTGTCTGTCTACTTTTGTTATTTCTCTTTCCAGTCTCTGCCCGCTGTTCAGATGCTGTCTCAGATTAATCCATTTTCCCCTTGCACCTTCTCTTAGTTCTCTTTTGTATTCATAAGTAGGTGCAGCATTCAGAGCCATACCCCAGAGAGCTCCCAAAGACATAATTATAATTGCTTTTTTCATATTTCCTCCTTTATCTTCTTCTCATTCTTGCTGTTTCATCAGGCAGTAATTCTGCTTCTTCAGCCTTTATTTTATCAAGTGTAGTGTACCAGTAACCTCTTTTTTCAGGAAGTGTCACATAAACTGACTCCTGTGCCTTTCTAAGAGCTTTCTCATAAGCCGAGTATTTCCCGTCCTGGTCAAAATCCTTGGTAATACTGTCTTGTACTGTTCTATCTACTATTATCTCATCAGAAAAACTGAAAAAAGACAGAACGACTACTAACATCATAATCTTTTTCATATTAATCCTCCTCATTTTTTGGTCTTTTTCAAATATTTTAAGACTTTATTGTATTCTGTTTTATGCCATGCAAGGTCTTTTTTTTCCTTATAACTTTCGATTTTTTCAGCTCTTTCGGCTTCCGAAGCGAAATCAGTTTTTACATTTTTATTTTCCGCTGCTGATGCTGCACCGAATATTATAAGGAATGTAAATAATGCTGTTCTCATACATTACTCCTTTCCAGATTTGTTTAGAATAATTCTCCATGATAATTTTGCCTGTTAAATTGATACATACCTATTCATAAATTATATTTTCCACGAATTATCAAATGTACGATAAGAAAAGAGAAGTCAGACAAATAAATAATTGATTTTTAAAACTAAAATTTATTATAAACTGCTTATTTTTACTTTTTAGTGAACTTGATATCCGTAGAATTTCATACGAACATAAAGCAAAACTAACCCACTTTTTTTTACATCGGAACACTCTATATTTCCAACTGATTCATAAAGAATATAAAACGAACACTCAATTAAAATTGTGCTATTTTTCACAACAACCTCAGTTGAAAAATAAATGATCCTGAATTTTCTAAAGCAACACTTCTACTTTTATTTTATTATTATAAAAATGTTCAATTTATTTTATCAGATGCTATTTTATTTGTCAAACATTTTTTATTATTCTTAATCCATAGTTTAATATAAAATAATCAAAAAATTTTCATCATACTATCTTTAGTCTTTTATTTATTATACCTAAGAATAATTATTTTATAATTCTATATATTAAAATTTTAATATTGTATATGAAAATTTATCAACAATTTCTATTTTATTTTTTTGTAAAAAGACTGTATTTTAATAGTACTTTTCACATTATTCAAAATAAAATGAACCTCACGGCTCATTCTATTTTACATCTTTTTGCTTTTACAGTGTCCCCCATATCATTATTTCATCTGAACTTCTTTTTTTTTCAAGAATCCAGTTACAGAATTTTTCTATAAATTTCTTCAGTTCTGCATCCTTATATATTTTTTGCTGTAAATCAATTAATATTTTTCCCCATTCTGTAACAGGGATACAATTCATTCCGCAAGCATCAAAAAATTCCTGTATCTCTTTTGTTTCAGGGTCTGTAAATGGATAAATATTTTTTACGGACTCTATTATATATTCAAAGTCTGATGAATGAATAAATATGTGATCTTCCTCCTTTATTTCATCCCATCTTTCATTGAATTTTGCTGAAAATAATATAAATCCGTATTTTTCCTCTCCGGGGTTGTACATCAGTTTTTTCATAACAAACAATTCCCCTTTGTTTACTTTATCGGTACATACCCTGTTTTCTCTACCACTTTCTGACCTTCATCACTTAATATCCATTTTATCAGCATATCAAGATTTTTATTTTTCACGTCTTTTCGTGTAACAAGGTAAAAGTCTACTGTATAAGGATATTTCTCTGTTTTTATATTTTCCTTTGACGGCTCAATACCATTTATTGATAAAAGTCTTATATTATCATTTTTATTCATCCCTGTTACATAATATCTAAAAGAATATCCTATTGAATTCCTGTAGTTTCTGTAATTTGCCACTCCGTTAACTATTCCGCCCATAAACTCATAATATTCTTCCTCCAGCGGCAAAGCCATCTGTATTCCATTCATTACCTTATTTTCCATGACTGTCTGGCTTCCTGAATTTTCAGGACGCTGAAATGCCATAATTTTCGATCTTTTCCCGCCTACCTTTTTCCAATTCTTAATTTTTTTTGTATATATATCTTGTATCTGCTCTACACTTAGATTGGTTACAGGATTTTCCTTATTAACCAAAAATACAAAAGCTTCTTTTCCCAAAGGAATCAATTCCAGCTCCACTCCTGATTTTTTAGCCATTTCAAGCTGTTTTTTTGACGGTTCTGCTACAAATATAGCATCTACTTCCTTATTTATCAGTCTCTCATATGCAACAGGCGTAGTATTGCATTGTACATAATCCTTAATAGTTTCCTCATCAAGCCCTTTATAAATTGCCTGTACTATAGAACCATACACCGGGTATGCTGCTGTTGCACCGTCTAATCGGGGATAGTTATTTTCTATGCTGATTTCAGGCTTTTTCTCAAATACGTACAGTCTGTTTCTTTCTGAAAAAGGATCATAAACCCATTCAGGAAACCCGTCCGCTATCTCTTCCACAGAGGCATCTCTTCTCAGCTTTCCGGAATTATGCACATATTTATATACTCCTACACATATTTTGCTTAGTATTACCAGTAATATAAATGCTAAAATGAAAAATATTACTTTTTTCTTACTCATTATTCCTCCTGATTTTCATTTTTGTTATTTAATAAAATGTCTTATTTATTTTACAGGTACATACCCTGTTTTCTCTACCACTTTCTGACCTTCATCACTTAATATCCATTTTATCAGCATATCAAGATTTTTATTTTTCACGTCTTTTCTTGTAACAAGATAAAAATTCACTGTATACGGATATTTTCCAGATTTGATATTTTCTACAGTCGGCTCTACATTGTCTATTGATAGAATTTTTATATTGTTATTCTTATTCATCCCTGTTGTATAGTATCTAAAAGAATAACCTATTGATCCCTCATAATTTCTGTAATCTGCCACTCCGCGGATTATTCCGCCCATTCCCATAAAAAACTCTTCTTTCATAGGTTCAGCCATTTTCAACCCTTTCATTACCCTGTTTTCCATGATTGTCTGACTGCCGGAATTTTCCGGTCTCTGGAAAGCTTGTATTTTTAATGAACCTCCCCCTGCCTTATTCCAGTTTGTTATCTTTTTTGTGTATATGTCCTGAATCTGCTTTACACTTAGATTATTTGCCTTATTTTCTTTATTTACAAAAAATATAAAAGCTTCTTTTCCTATAGGTATCATTTCCAGTTCTACCCCTGCTTTTTTCGCAGCTTCGAGCTGTTTTTCCGACGGCTCTAATACGAATATAGCATCTACTTCTTTATTTATAAGTCTGTTATAAGCATAAGGAGTAGTATTACACTGGACATATTCCCATATTGTGCCACTATCAAGCCCTTTATAGACAGCTTGCACTATAGAACCGTATATTGGGTAGCCTGCTGTTGCACCGTCTAATTTTGGATAATCTTCTGATATGCTGATACTAGGAGCTTTTTCAAATTTATACAGAAGGTTATCAGGTGCAAACGGAGTATATTCCCACAGATCTATTTCTCCCACCACTCTTTCCACATCGTAATCCGGTTTCAGCATCACAGATTTAGCAGCACTGAAAGTCACTATTCCTGTTGTCATTAACAATAAAAAAAATAATTTAGCTTTTTTCATTTATTCCTCCTTTTTTATCTTTAATTTTTATATCAAATATTTGAAAAATATTTATTTTTATTTAATTATACTATATAGTTCTATGTTAAACAACAATATAAAAGCAAAAATTACTTTTCATAATACAAAAAAAGACAGATATCAAAAGTTTTATAATATCTGTCTTTATATCTTAAAATTGAATTTCAATCTTTACAAAATCTATTTTACTCTGTCTATTACCTTCTTGATTTTAGCAGGCAGTCCGTGAAGCTGTCTTTTTGGTACGCTGCAGATTGCCACTCTGAGTCCTTTGTCCAGTATTACAGTAAAGATATTTTCTTTCTGAAGCTCAAGTCCTATTTTCTCAGTATCGTCACCAAGAGGAACAGTAATAAAGAAGCCGCCTCTGTATGTACACATCGGAAGTCCTTCCTCTTTTGCCTCGTTTATAAAAATATCTGCTCTTTCTTTCATCAATGCTACATATTCATTTCTTTCCTTTTTCAGCTTATCAAAAAGTTCCGGATTAGAAACTATATCAGAAAAAAGTCTCATTCCTCCTCTAGATATATTAGACCATCTGCTTCTGCATGAAAATT from Sebaldella sp. S0638 includes these protein-coding regions:
- a CDS encoding PstS family phosphate ABC transporter substrate-binding protein — its product is MSKKKVIFFILAFILLVILSKICVGVYKYVHNSGKLRRDASVEEIADGFPEWVYDPFSERNRLYVFEKKPEISIENNYPRLDGATAAYPVYGSIVQAIYKGLDEETIKDYVQCNTTPVAYERLINKEVDAIFVAEPSKKQLEMAKKSGVELELIPLGKEAFVFLVNKENPVTNLSVEQIQDIYTKKIKNWKKVGGKRSKIMAFQRPENSGSQTVMENKVMNGIQMALPLEEEYYEFMGGIVNGVANYRNYRNSIGYSFRYYVTGMNKNDNIRLLSINGIEPSKENIKTEKYPYTVDFYLVTRKDVKNKNLDMLIKWILSDEGQKVVEKTGYVPIK
- a CDS encoding PstS family phosphate ABC transporter substrate-binding protein, which gives rise to MKKAKLFFLLLMTTGIVTFSAAKSVMLKPDYDVERVVGEIDLWEYTPFAPDNLLYKFEKAPSISISEDYPKLDGATAGYPIYGSIVQAVYKGLDSGTIWEYVQCNTTPYAYNRLINKEVDAIFVLEPSEKQLEAAKKAGVELEMIPIGKEAFIFFVNKENKANNLSVKQIQDIYTKKITNWNKAGGGSLKIQAFQRPENSGSQTIMENRVMKGLKMAEPMKEEFFMGMGGIIRGVADYRNYEGSIGYSFRYYTTGMNKNNNIKILSIDNVEPTVENIKSGKYPYTVNFYLVTRKDVKNKNLDMLIKWILSDEGQKVVEKTGYVPVK